A window from Hordeum vulgare subsp. vulgare unplaced genomic scaffold, MorexV3_pseudomolecules_assembly, whole genome shotgun sequence encodes these proteins:
- the LOC123422520 gene encoding maturase K, with protein MEKFEGYSEKQKSRQQYFVYPLLFQEYIYAFAHDYGLNGSEPVEIVSWNNKKFSSLLVKRLIIRMYQQNFLDNSVNHPNQDRLLDYKIFFYSEFYSQILSEGFAIVVEIPFSLRELSCPKEKEIPKFQNLRSIHSIFPFLEDKFLHLDYLSHIEIPYPIHLEILVQLLQYRIQDVPSLHLLRFFLNYYSNWNSFITSMKSILFFQKENKRLVKFLYNSYVSEYEFFLLFLRKQSSCLPLAYSGTFLERIHFSRKMEHFGIMYPGFSRKTLWFFMDPLIHYVRYQGKAILASKGSFFLKKKWKCYLINFWQYYFFFWTQPRRIHINQLANSCFDFMGYLSSVPKSPLLVRNQMLENSFLIDTRMKKFDTIVPATLLIGYLSKAQFCTGSGHPISKPIWTDLSDWDILDRFGRICRNLFHYHSGSSKKRTLYRLKYILRLSCARTLARKHKSTVRTFMQRLGSAFLEEFFTEEEQVFSLMFTKTTLFSFSGSHTERIWYLDIIGINDLVNPLN; from the coding sequence ATGGAAAAATTCGAAGGGTATTCAGAAAAACAGAAATCTCGTCAACAATACTTTGTCTACCCACTTCTCTTTCAGGAGTATATTTATGCATTTGCTCATGATTATGGATTAAACGGTTCTGAACCTGTGGAAATAGTTAGTTGGAATAACAAGAAATTTAGTTCACTACTTGTGAAACGTTTAATTATTCGAATGTATCAGCAGAATTTTTTGGATAACTCGGTTAATCATCCTAATCAAGATCGATTATTGGATTACAAAATTTTTTTTTATTCTGAGTTTTATTCTCAGATTCTATCTGAGGGGTTTGCGATTGTTGTGGAAATCCCATTCTCGCTACGGGAATTATCTTgtccgaaagaaaaagaaataccaaaGTTTCAGAATTTACGCTCTATTCATTCAATATTTCCCTTTTTAGAAGACAAATTTTTGCATTTGGATTATCTATCACATATAGAAATACCCTATCCTATCCATTTGgaaatcttggttcaactccttcAATACCGTATCCAAGATGTTCCATCTTTGCATTTATTGCGATTCTTTCTCAACTACTATTCGAATTGGAATAGTTTTATTACTTCAATGAAATCCattcttttttttcaaaaagaaaataaaagactaGTTAAATTCCTATATAACTCTTATGTATCAGAATAtgaatttttcttgttgtttcttCGTAAACAATCTTCTTGCTTACCATTAGCATATTCTGGAACTTTTCTGGAACGAATCCACTTTTCTAGGAAGATGGAACATTTTGGGATAATGTACCCTGGTTTTTCTCGGAAAACCTTATGGTTCTTTATGGATCCTCTTATACATTATGTTCGATATCAAGGAAAGGCAATTCTTGCATCAAAAggcagtttttttttgaaaaagaaatgGAAATGCTACCTTATCAATTTCTGGCaatattatttctttttttggaCTCAGCCGCGAAGAATCCATATAAACCAATTAGCAAACTCTTGCTTCGATTTTATGGGATACCTTTCAAGTGTACCAAAAAGTCCTTTGTTGGTAAGGAATCAAATGCTGGAGAATTCATTTCTCATAGATACTCGAATGAAAAAATTCGATACCATAGTCCCCGCTACTCTCCTCATAGGATACTTATCAAAAGCTCAATTTTGTACTGGATCGGGGCATCCTATTAGTAAACCCATTTGGACGGATTTATCAGATTGGGATATTCTTGATCGATTTGGTCGGATATGTAGAAAtctttttcattatcatagtggaTCTTCGAAAAAACGGACTTTGTATCGACTAAAGTATATACTTCGACTTTCATGCGCTAGAACTTTAGCTCGTAAACATAAAAGCACGGTACGAACTTTTATGCAACGATTGGGTTcggcatttttagaagaattttttACGGAAGAAGAGCAAGTTTTTTCTTTGATGTTCACCAAAACAACTCTTTTTTCTTTCAGTGGATCACACACTGAGCGTATTTGGTATTTGGATATTATAGGTATCAATGACCTGGTCAACCCTCTTAATTAA
- the LOC123422522 gene encoding photosystem II protein D1 yields the protein MTAILERRESTSLWGRFCNWITSTENRLYIGWFGVLMIPTLLTATSVFIIAFIAAPPVDIDGIREPVSGSLLYGNNIISGAIIPTSAAIGLHFYPIWEAASVDEWLYNGGPYELIVLHFLLGVACYMGREWELSFRLGMRPWIAVAYSAPVAAATAVFLIYPIGQGSFSDGMPLGISGTFNFMIVFQAEHNILMHPFHMLGVAGVFGGSLFSAMHGSLVTSSLIRETTENESANEGYKFGQEEETYNIVAAHGYFGRLIFQYASFNNSRSLHFFLAAWPVVGIWFTALGISTMAFNLNGFNFNQSVVDSQGRVINTWADIINRANLGMEVMHERNAHNFPLDLAAVEVPAING from the coding sequence ATGACTGCAATTTTAGAGAGACGCGAAAGTACAAGCCTGTGGGGTCGCTTCTGCAACTGGATAACTAGCACTGAAAATCGTCTTTACATCGGATGGTTCGGTGTTTTGATGATCCCTACCTTATTGACCGCAACTTCTGTATTTATTATCGCCTTCATCGCTGCCCCTCCAGTAGATATTGATGGTATTCGCGAGCCTGTTTCTGGTTCTTTACTTTATGGAAACAATATTATCTCTGGTGCTATTATTCCTACTTCTGCGGCGATCGGATTGCACTTTTACCCAATTTGGGAAGCTGCATCTGTTGATGAGTGGTTATACAATGGTGGTCCTTATGAGCTAATTGTTCTACACTTCTTACTTGGTGTAGCTTGTTATATGGGTCGTGAGTGGGAACTTAGTTTCCGTCTGGGTATGCGTCCTTGGATTGCTGTTGCATATTCAGCTCCTGTTGCAGCTGCTACTGCTGTTTTCTTGATTTACCCTATTGGTCAAGGAAGCTTTTCTGATGGTATGCCTTTAGGAATCTCTGGTACTTTCAACTTTATGATTGTATTCCAGGCAGAGCACAACATCCTTATGCATCCATTCCACATGTTAGGTGTAGCTGGTGTATTCGGCGGTTCCCTATTCAGTGCTATGCATGGTTCCTTGGTAACCTCTAGTTTGATCAGGGAAACTACTGAAAATGAATCTGCTAATGAGGGTTACAAATTTGGTCAAGAGGAAGAGACTTATAATATTGTGGCTGCTCATGGTTATTTTGGCCGATTAATCTTCCAATATGCTAGTTTCAACAACTCTCGTTCTTTACACTTCTTCTTGGCTGCTTGGCCTGTAGTAGGAATCTGGTTCACTGCTTTAGGTATTAGTACTATGGCTTTCAACCTAAATGGTTTCAATTTCAACCAATCTGTAGTTGATAGTCAAGGTCGCGTTATTAATACTTGGGCTGATATCATCAACCGTGCTAACCTTGGTATGGAAGTAATGCACGAACGTAATGCTCACAACTTCCCTCTAGACTTAGCTGCTGTTGAAGTTCCAGCTATTAATGGATAA
- the LOC123422519 gene encoding 50S ribosomal protein L2, chloroplastic has translation MAEWLKRPTHNWRILNNTAKHLYKTPIPSTRKGTVDRQVKSNPRNNLIHGRHRCGKGRNSRGIITARHRGGGHKRLYRKIDFRRNQKDISGRIVTIEYDPNRNAYICLIHYGDGEKRYILHPRGAIIGDTIVSGTKVPISMGNALPLTDMPLGTAMHNIEITRGRGGQLARAAGAVAKLIAKEGKSATLRLPSGEVRLVSQNCLATVGQVGNVGVNQKSLGRAGSKCWLGKRPVVRGVVMNPVDHPHGGGEGKAPIGRKKPTTPWGYPALGRRTRKRKKYSDSFILRRRK, from the exons ATGGCTGAATGGTTAAAGCGCCCAACTCATAATTG GAGAATACTTAATAATACGGCGAAACATTTATACAAAACACCTATCCCGAGCACACGCAAGGGAACCGTAGACAGGCAAGTGAAATCCAATCCACGAAATAATTTGATCCATGGACGGCACCGTTGTGGTAAAGGTCGTAATTCCAGAGGAATCATTACCGCAAGGCATAGAGGGGGAGGTCATAAGCGCCTATACCGTAAAATAGATTTTCGACGGAATCAAAAAGACATATCTGGTAGAATCGTAACCATAGAATACGACCCTAATCGAAATGCATACATTTGTCTCATACACTATGGGGATGGTGAGAAGAGATATATTTTACATCCCAGAGGGGCTATAATTGGAGATACTATTGTTTCTGGTACAAAAGTTCCTATATCAATGGGAAATGCCCTACCTTTGA CCGATATGCCCTTAGGCACGGCCATGCATAACATAGAAATCACACGTGGAAGGGGTGGGCAATTAGCTAGAGCAGCAGGTGCTGTAGCGAAACTCATTGCAAAAGAGGGTAAATCGGCCACTTTAAGATTACCATCTGGGGAGGTCCGTTTAGTATCCCAAAATTGCTTAGCAACAGTCGGACAAGTGGGTAATGTTGGGGTGAACCAAAAAAGTTTGGGTAGAGCCGGATCTAAGTGTTGGCTAGGTAAACGCCCCGTAGTAAGAGGGGTAGTTATGAACCCTGTGGACCACCCCCATGGGGGCGGTGAAGGGAAAGCTCCCATTGGTAGAAAAAAACCCACAACCCCTTGGGGTTATCctgcgcttggaagaagaactaggaaaaggaaaaaatatagcGATAGTTTTATTCTTCGTCGCCGTAAGTAA
- the LOC123422523 gene encoding NAD(P)H-quinone oxidoreductase subunit 2 B, chloroplastic-like: MIWHVQNENFILDSTRIFMKAFHLLLFNGSFIFPECILIFGLILLLMIDSTSDQKDRPWFYFISSTSLVISITALLFRWREEPIISFSGNFQTNNFNEIFQFLILLCSTLCIPLSVEYIECTEMAITEFLLFVLTATLGGMFLCGANDLITIFVAPECFSLCSYLLSGYTKRDLRSNEATMKYLLMGGASSSILVHGFSWLYGSSGGEIELQEIVNGLINTQMYNSPGISIALISITVGLGFKLSPAPFHQWTPDVYEGVWFVRQIPTSISISEVFGFCKTP; encoded by the coding sequence ATGATCTGGCATGTACAGAATGAAAACTTCATTCTCGATTCTACGAGAATTTTTATGAAAGCGTTTCATTTGCTTCTCTTCAATGGAAGTTTCATTTTCCCAGAATGTATCCTAATTTTTGGCCTAATTCTTCTTCTGATGATCGATTCAACCTCTGATCAAAAAGATAGACCTTGGTTCTATTTCATCTCTTCAACAAGTTTAGTAATAAGCATAACGGCCCTATTGTTCCGATGGAGAGAAGAACCTATAATTAGCTTTTCGGGAAATTTCCAAACGAACAATTTCAACGAAATCTTTCAATTTCTCATTTTATTATGTTCAACTTTATGTATTCCTCTATCCgtagagtacattgaatgtacagaAATGGCTATAACAGAGTTTCTGTTATTCGTATTAACAGCTACTCTAGGGGGAATGTTTTTATGTGGTGCTAACGATTTAATAACTATCTTTGTAGCTCCAGAATGTTTCAGTTTATGTTCCTACCTATTGTCTGGATATACCAAGAGAGATCTACGGTCTAATGAGGCTACTATGAAATATTTACTCATGGGTGGGGCAAGCTCTTCTATTCTGGTTCATGGTTTCTCTTGGCTATATGGTTCATCTGGGGGGGAGATCGAGCTTCAAGAAATTGTGAACGGTCTTATCAATACACAAATGTATAACTCCCCAGGAATTTCAATTGCGCTTATATCCATCACTGTAGGACTTGGGTTCAAGCTTTCCCCAGCCCCTTTTCATCAATGGACTCCTGACGTCTACGAAGGAGTGTGGTTCGTTCGACAAATTCCTACCTCTATATCTATCTCTGAGGTGTTTGGGTTTTGCAAAACTCCATAG
- the LOC123422524 gene encoding 30S ribosomal protein S7, chloroplastic — MSRRGTAEKRTAKSDPIFRNRLVNMVVNRIMKDGKKSLAYQILYRAVKKIQQKTETNPLLVLRQAIRRVTPNIGVKTRRNKKGSTRKVPIEIGSKQGRALAIRWLLEASQKRPGRNMAFKLSSELVDAAKGSGGAIRKKEATHRMAEANRALAHFR; from the coding sequence ATGTCACGTCGAGGTACTGCAGAAAAAAGAACTGCAAAATCCGATCCAATTTTTCGTAATCGATTAGTTAACATGGTGGTTAACCGTATTATGAAagacggaaaaaaatcattggctTATCAAATTCTCTATCGAGCCGTGAAAAAGATTCAACAAAAGACAGAAACAAATCCACTATTGGTTTTACGTCAAGCAATACGTAGAGTAACTCCCAATATAGGAGTAAAAACAAGACGTAATAAAAAAGGATCGACGCGGAAAGTTCCGATTGAAATAGGATCTAAACAAGGAAGAGCACTTGCCATTCGTTGGTTATTAGAAGCATCCCAAAAGCGTCCGGGTCGAAATATGGCTTTCAAATTAAGTTCCGAATTAGTAGATGCTGCCAAAGGGAGTGGGGGTGCCATACGCAAAAAGGAAGCGACTCATAGAATGGCAGAGGCAAATAGAGCTCTTGCACATTTTCGTTAA